A window from Musa acuminata AAA Group cultivar baxijiao chromosome BXJ3-10, Cavendish_Baxijiao_AAA, whole genome shotgun sequence encodes these proteins:
- the LOC103968776 gene encoding protein RADIALIS-like 3: MASGSLSRSSGSSWTAQQNKLFERALAVYDKDTPDRWQNVARAVGGKTVDEVKRHYELLVEDLKFIESNRVPYPYYKSSSSRAGGADEEQRLRCLKLQ; the protein is encoded by the exons ATGGCTTCGGGATCGCTCTCACGTAGCTCGGGCTCCTCGTGGACGGCGCAGCAGAACAAGCTCTTCGAGCGAGCGCTCGCCGTGTACGACAAGGACACCCCGGATCGCTGGCAGAATGTGGCACGAGCCGTGGGAGGGAAGACCGTGGACGAGGTCAAGCGACACTACGAGCTCCTGGTCGAGGACCTCAAGTTCATCGAGTCGAACCGGGTGCCATACCCATATTACAAGTCCTCCAGCAGCAGGGCCGGCGGCGCTGATGAGGAGCAGAG GCTAAGGTGCTTGAAGCTCCAGTGA